One window from the genome of [Mycobacterium] stephanolepidis encodes:
- a CDS encoding dTMP kinase: MGQLIAIEGVDGAGKRTLTAALTKRCGKQGLSVATLDFPRYGRSVYADLAAESLTGGHGDVVSSAYAMGLLFALDRRSALGEIAELIAANDLVILDRWVASNAAYGAARLHQDGDGDMARWVDELEYQRFGLPHPDWQVFLNVSPELAQQRARHREERESARTRDTYERDADLQSRVSAAYADLAQRNWGGPWVITDGGDPDALAERLLRRV; the protein is encoded by the coding sequence GTGGGTCAGCTGATTGCGATCGAGGGTGTCGACGGTGCGGGCAAGCGCACGCTTACCGCGGCGCTGACGAAGCGCTGCGGTAAGCAGGGGTTATCCGTTGCGACGCTGGACTTTCCGCGCTACGGGCGCTCGGTGTACGCCGACCTCGCGGCCGAGTCGCTCACGGGCGGGCACGGCGATGTGGTGTCCTCCGCGTACGCGATGGGATTGCTGTTCGCCCTCGACCGCCGCAGTGCGCTCGGCGAGATAGCCGAGCTGATCGCCGCGAACGATCTGGTGATACTGGATCGCTGGGTCGCCTCCAACGCCGCTTATGGCGCGGCGCGGCTGCATCAGGACGGCGACGGCGACATGGCGCGCTGGGTAGATGAGCTTGAGTACCAACGCTTCGGCCTGCCACATCCCGACTGGCAGGTGTTCTTGAACGTCTCCCCGGAGCTTGCCCAGCAGCGGGCGCGGCACCGCGAGGAGCGGGAGAGCGCGCGCACCCGCGATACCTATGAGCGTGATGCGGATCTGCAGTCGCGGGTCTCCGCGGCGTATGCCGATTTGGCGCAACGGAATTGGGGCGGCCCGTGGGTGATCACCGATGGCGGCGACCCGGATGCATTGGCGGAGAGGCTCCTGCGTCGAGTGTGA